Proteins encoded by one window of Arachis hypogaea cultivar Tifrunner chromosome 1, arahy.Tifrunner.gnm2.J5K5, whole genome shotgun sequence:
- the LOC112800295 gene encoding phototropic-responsive NPH3 family protein NPY4 has product MKFMKLGSKPDSFQNDGDNIRYVATELATDLTVKVGDVNFYLHKFPLLSKSARIQKLITNPEENNDEVHIHDIPGGPAAFEICAKFCYGMTVTLNAYNVVAARCAAEYLEMYETVEKGNLIYKVDVFLNSSIFRGWKDSIIVLQTTKSLLPWSEELKIVSHCLNSIASKALIETSKVEWSYTYNRKKLPSENGNGNDSPWNGVRKQQMVPKDWWVEDLCELKLDLYERVVKTIISKGNVSGYVIGEALNAYASRKLPGFNKGLIHGDTAKNKLLLETIIRLLPPDTRSIPFGFLLKLLRAGILLECQESERSKLMKRVGHCLEEAKVADLLIRTPVGEAIFNVDTVQRLVEEFIIACEHAGEADSLLEDELQEMKSTRIISDTAKIKVAKLVDGYLAEIARDPNLPLAKFIHLAELVSSFPRATHDGIYRAIDMYLKEHPEISKSEKKRICRLMDCRKLSAEACMHAIQNERLPMRIVVQVLFFEQLRATSCSEGNSTPDRAGSMRSSLPSGSHESSRSITTNTEEEWEEALKFSGEGSRRSSNDSNKTNNNNNNNERVGANKMKGLMSKKILSKIWSSKDRSGEITSDDTSESPASTVAEETKSTPSRSRRHSVS; this is encoded by the exons ATGAAGTTTATGAAGCTTGGTTCTAAGCCAGATTCTTTTCAGAATGATGGTGATAATATAAG GTATGTAGCTACCGAGTTAGCAACAGACTTAACGGTTAAAGTTGGAGATGTAAATTTTTATCTCCATAAG TTTCCTCTTCTATCGAAAAGTGCACGCATTCAGAAGCTTATTACAAACCCAGAAGAGAACAATGATGAAGTCCATATCCATGACATTCCTGGAGGACCTGCTGCATTCGAAATCTGTGCTAAGTTCTGCTACGGTATGACAGTTACTCTGAATGCCTACAATGTCGTCGCGGCTCGCTGCGCTGCAGAGTATCTTGAGATGTACGAAACTGTTGAGAAGGGAAATCTTATCTATAAGGTTGATGTCTTTCTCAACTCGAGCATTTTCCGGGGTTGGAAAGACTCAATCATTGTTCTTCAGACCACCAAGTCTCTTCTTCCGTGGTCTGAAGAACTTAAGATAGTGAGTCACTGCCTCAACTCGATAGCTTCCAAGGCTTTGATTGAGACATCTAAGGTGGAGTGGTCATATACTTATAACAGGAAGAAGCTACCATCCGAAAATGGCAACGGTAACGATTCGCCTTGGAATGGCGTGAGGAAACAACAGATGGTTCCAAAGGACTGGTGGGTGGAAGACCTTTGTGAGCTCAAACTCGATCTCTATGAACGCGTCGTGAAGACGATTATAAGTAAAGGCAATGTCTCAGGCTATGTAATTGGAGAAGCGCTTAATGCTTATGCCTCAAGAAAGCTTCCTGGTTTCAACAAAGGTCTGATCCATGGCGATACGGCAAAGAATAAATTGTTGTTGGAAACTATCATTCGACTATTGCCACCGGATACAAGAAGTATCCCATTCGGTTTCTTGCTTAAGCTGTTAAGAGCAGGCATTCTGTTGGAATGCCAAGAGTCGGAGCGATCAAAATTAATGAAGAGAGTAGGCCATTGTCTTGAGGAGGCAAAGGTGGCTGATCTTTTGATTCGTACCCCTGTTGGCGAAGCAATTTTCAATGTTGATACCGTGCAAAGGCTAGTTGAAGAGTTCATCATTGCATGCGAGCATGCTGGTGAGGCTGATTCTCTGTTGGAAGATGAATTGCAGGAGATGAAAAGCACTCGGATCATATCAGATACTGCAAAGATTAAGGTTGCAAAACTGGTGGATGGATATCTTGCTGAGATTGCTCGCGATCCGAATTTGCCTCTCGCTAAATTCATTCATCTTGCTGAGTTAGTTTCAAGCTTCCCAAGAGCAACTCATGACGGAATTTATCGCGCCATCGATATGTATTTGAAG GAACATCCTGAAATCAGCAAGAGCGAGAAGAAAAGGATCTGTAGGCTAATGGACTGCAGGAAGTTATCGGCAGAAGCCTGCATGCATGCCATACAGAACGAGAGGCTTCCGATGCGCATTGTGGTGCAGGTTCTCTTCTTCGAACAGCTAAGAGCTACATCGTGCTCAGAAGGCAATAGCACACCGGATCGTGCAGGATCTATGAGGTCTTCGCTTCCAAGTGGATCGCACGAGAGCTCGAGGTCTATTACAACGAATACAGAAGAGGAGTGGGAGGAAGCTCTGAAATTCTCAGGTGAAGGTAGCAGAAGGAGCAGCAATGATAGTAAcaaaaccaataataataataataataatgagagaGTTGGTGCTAATAAAATGAAGGGTCTAATGTCAAAGAAAATATTGTCTAAGATTTGGTCAAGCAAAGATAGAAGTGGTGAGATAACTAGTGATGATACATCAGAAAGCCCTGCTTCTACAGTTGCTGAAGAAACAAAATCTACACCTTCTAGAAGTAGGAGGCACTCAGTGTCTTAA